One segment of Mycolicibacterium sp. YH-1 DNA contains the following:
- a CDS encoding MCE family protein yields the protein MTGVWKSATKFGVFGVVMMMLTAALFAIFGQYRGGSADGYSAVFADASSLKGGDSVRVAGIRVGTVKTVALQPDNTVIVDFDASRDVKITNGTKVAVRYLNLVGDRYLELIDGPGSTRLEATGSQIPLERTEPALDLDLLLGGLKPVISGLNAQDVNALTGSLIEILQGQSGNVESLFSRTASFTSAIADNGQMVQNLIDNLNKVVGTVAKDGDQLSSAVDRLEQLITGLAADRDPVGTAIEALNQGTASMSDLLGKARPPLAGTIDQLNRMAPLLEKDKELLDISLQKAPANYRKLVRLGAYGSFLNQYLCGMSVRVTDLQGRTAYFPWIIQQHARCGEP from the coding sequence ATGACGGGTGTGTGGAAGTCGGCCACCAAGTTCGGGGTGTTCGGCGTGGTGATGATGATGCTCACCGCGGCGCTGTTCGCCATCTTCGGCCAGTATCGAGGCGGCAGTGCCGACGGCTACTCGGCGGTGTTCGCCGATGCGTCCAGCCTCAAGGGCGGCGACTCGGTGCGCGTCGCGGGAATCAGGGTGGGCACCGTCAAAACGGTGGCATTGCAACCCGACAACACCGTGATAGTCGACTTCGACGCCAGCCGTGACGTCAAGATCACCAACGGGACCAAGGTTGCGGTTCGTTACCTCAACCTCGTCGGTGATCGCTACCTCGAACTCATCGACGGCCCGGGGAGCACTCGACTCGAGGCGACGGGATCGCAGATCCCACTGGAACGGACCGAGCCCGCACTCGATCTCGACCTTCTCCTCGGCGGGCTCAAACCCGTGATCTCGGGCCTCAACGCGCAGGACGTCAACGCCCTGACCGGATCACTCATCGAGATCCTGCAGGGGCAGAGCGGTAACGTCGAGTCGCTGTTCAGCAGGACCGCGTCGTTCACATCGGCGATAGCCGACAACGGTCAGATGGTGCAGAACCTCATCGACAACCTCAACAAGGTGGTCGGAACTGTCGCAAAGGACGGCGACCAGTTATCCAGCGCGGTTGATCGGCTCGAACAACTCATCACCGGTTTGGCAGCGGACCGCGATCCGGTCGGCACCGCGATCGAGGCACTCAACCAGGGCACCGCATCGATGTCGGACCTCCTTGGCAAGGCGCGACCGCCGTTGGCCGGCACCATCGATCAGCTCAACCGCATGGCACCGCTTCTCGAGAAGGACAAGGAACTCCTTGACATCTCGCTGCAGAAGGCGCCGGCGAACTACCGCAAGCTCGTCCGGCTCGGCGCGTACGGCAGCTTCCTGAACCAGTACCTGTGCGGGATGTCCGTACGGGTGACAGACCTCCAGGGCCGAACCGCGTACTTCCCGTGGATCATTCAGCAGCACGCAAGATGCGGAGAGCCCTGA
- a CDS encoding MCE family protein, which produces MGKYRGSSLVRAGFIGVVLIALIVTVGLRPEQLWSMATSIRHQALFTEAGGLTSGNDVKISGVKKGSVSAVELHNGKALVTFSLDSSVRLGRDTTAHIRTGTLLGERMLTLEPTGGGSLGRTDVIPLSRTSSPYSLTQAVSDFTTNTAGTDTASLNHSLDTLSETIDRIAPTLGPTFDGMTRLSASLNGRGETLRDLLKSAADVTGVLSQRSQQVNTLMLNANDLMGVLEQRRYAIVNLLANTSAVAEHLTGLVRDNEQELAPTLKKLNTVTEMLQRNRDNIAKALDGLAKYQVTQGEAVNNGYYYNAFVGNLLPSQSLQPFFDYAFGFRRGVDAGQPPDNAGPRAEFPMPYNGIPGGSR; this is translated from the coding sequence ATGGGTAAGTACCGTGGATCATCGCTGGTCCGAGCCGGTTTCATCGGTGTCGTGCTCATCGCGCTGATCGTCACCGTCGGGCTGCGGCCCGAACAGCTGTGGTCGATGGCGACGTCGATACGGCACCAGGCACTGTTCACCGAGGCCGGCGGGCTCACCTCGGGAAATGACGTCAAGATCTCAGGGGTCAAGAAGGGCAGCGTCTCCGCCGTTGAGCTGCACAACGGCAAGGCGTTGGTGACGTTCAGCCTAGACAGCAGTGTCCGTCTCGGACGGGACACCACGGCGCACATCCGGACCGGAACGCTGCTGGGGGAGAGGATGTTGACCCTCGAGCCGACCGGCGGCGGATCGCTGGGCCGAACCGATGTCATCCCGTTGTCGCGCACGTCATCCCCGTACTCGCTGACCCAGGCGGTCAGTGACTTCACCACGAACACCGCGGGCACCGACACGGCGTCGCTCAATCACTCACTCGACACGCTGTCGGAGACCATCGACCGCATCGCGCCCACGCTGGGTCCCACGTTCGACGGGATGACACGGCTCTCCGCGTCCTTGAATGGCAGGGGCGAGACGCTGCGCGACCTGCTGAAGAGCGCGGCCGATGTGACGGGGGTGCTGTCGCAACGCAGCCAACAGGTCAACACTCTGATGCTCAACGCCAACGACCTGATGGGCGTGCTCGAGCAGCGGCGCTACGCGATCGTGAATCTGCTGGCCAACACCTCGGCGGTGGCGGAGCACTTGACCGGCCTGGTGCGTGACAACGAGCAGGAACTCGCGCCGACCCTGAAGAAGCTCAACACCGTGACCGAGATGTTGCAGCGAAACCGGGACAACATCGCCAAAGCCCTTGACGGACTGGCGAAGTACCAGGTGACACAGGGGGAGGCCGTTAACAACGGCTACTACTACAACGCGTTTGTCGGCAACCTCTTACCGTCGCAGTCCCTACAGCCGTTCTTCGACTACGCATTCGGATTCCGTCGTGGTGTCGACGCCGGGCAACCACCGGACAACGCCGGCCCGCGCGCCGAGTTCCCCATGCCCTACAACGGCATTCCAGGAGGGTCACGATGA
- a CDS encoding MCE family protein, with amino-acid sequence MTGRRRSVKLLLIVLVTLLAAGGAIVVRLAYFEPRTITAYFTSATSIYPGDEVRVSGVRVGTIESIEPEESQARMTLAIDRDVPIPADAKAVVVAQNLVAARYVQLTPAYEADVSAGPVMPDGAVIGLDRTAVPVEWDEVKTQLSRLAAELGPSEDGQTGVSSSSMGRLIDSAANAMDGNGDKLRETIAQLSGVGRILADGSGNLVDIIENLQVFVGALRVSNVQIVQFQNRLATVSSLVDASRSDIDTTLTKLAEAVGEVKRFIAESRDATSEQVERLADVTQNLADNRLKLENVLHVAPNAIGNGYNIYNPDTGTMLGAFAMGNFANPVQLVCSAIGALENATSAETAKLCADYLGPALKLLNFNYLPMPINAYLAKSPSPGNLIYSEPKLAPGGEGASAPMPSTDISVSAYTGAGDVPPPLAPNGPALPPGVYAPGGLPANPTPALFPGAPVPAGVAMPGPATPPTLRDMLYPAEAAPAPGPVEGTPPA; translated from the coding sequence ATGACCGGACGGCGGCGCAGCGTGAAGCTGCTCTTGATCGTATTGGTGACGCTGCTGGCTGCGGGCGGGGCAATAGTGGTACGGCTGGCGTACTTCGAACCGAGGACCATCACCGCATACTTCACCTCTGCCACCTCGATCTATCCCGGTGATGAGGTGCGAGTCTCCGGAGTGCGGGTGGGGACCATCGAGTCCATCGAGCCCGAGGAGTCGCAGGCCAGGATGACGCTGGCCATCGATCGTGACGTGCCGATCCCGGCCGACGCCAAGGCCGTAGTCGTCGCGCAGAATCTCGTCGCGGCCAGATACGTACAGCTGACGCCGGCCTACGAGGCCGACGTGTCGGCGGGACCGGTTATGCCCGACGGCGCCGTGATCGGCCTCGACCGGACGGCCGTTCCGGTGGAGTGGGATGAGGTCAAGACCCAATTGTCCAGGCTGGCAGCCGAACTGGGGCCATCTGAGGACGGCCAGACCGGTGTCTCATCGAGTTCGATGGGGCGCCTGATCGACAGCGCGGCCAACGCGATGGACGGTAACGGGGACAAGCTGCGCGAGACCATCGCCCAGCTGTCCGGCGTCGGCCGAATCCTGGCTGACGGCAGTGGAAACCTCGTCGACATCATCGAGAATCTTCAGGTCTTCGTGGGCGCACTTCGGGTCAGCAATGTGCAGATCGTCCAGTTCCAGAATCGACTGGCGACAGTCAGCAGCCTCGTCGACGCCAGCAGGTCCGACATCGACACGACGCTCACCAAGCTGGCAGAGGCGGTCGGCGAGGTGAAGCGTTTCATCGCGGAGAGTCGGGACGCCACGTCCGAGCAGGTTGAACGGCTGGCAGACGTCACGCAGAACCTGGCGGACAACCGTCTCAAGCTGGAGAACGTCCTGCACGTTGCGCCCAACGCGATCGGCAACGGCTACAACATCTACAACCCGGACACCGGAACAATGCTCGGCGCGTTCGCGATGGGCAACTTCGCCAACCCAGTCCAGCTGGTCTGCTCGGCGATCGGGGCTCTCGAGAACGCGACCAGTGCCGAAACCGCCAAGCTGTGCGCCGATTACCTGGGACCGGCCCTCAAGCTGCTCAACTTCAACTACCTGCCGATGCCGATCAACGCCTATCTGGCGAAGTCGCCTAGCCCGGGCAACCTGATCTACTCGGAGCCGAAGCTGGCCCCCGGCGGTGAGGGGGCGAGCGCCCCCATGCCGTCGACGGACATCTCGGTATCGGCCTACACCGGCGCAGGCGATGTGCCACCGCCACTTGCACCCAACGGTCCCGCACTTCCCCCGGGCGTGTACGCGCCAGGTGGACTGCCGGCCAACCCGACACCGGCACTGTTCCCCGGTGCGCCGGTGCCCGCCGGCGTGGCCATGCCCGGCCCGGCCACGCCGCCCACTCTCCGCGACATGCTGTACCCGGCGGAAGCCGCTCCGGCACCGGGCCCGGTTGAAGGGACACCCCCGGCATGA
- a CDS encoding MCE family protein codes for MTRQRSLARMAAVASCVVLTASGCAFEGLNSLALPGTVGRGPDAAIYHVEIANVGTLESNSPVLVGDVVVGTVGRMRLTGWHADVEVSVKPDVVVPANAIATVGQTSLLGSMHLALNPPVGQKPSGTLAPGAVIGLSSSSSYPSTEQTLSSLSVVVNGGGLGQAGDIIREFSAAMNGREAPIRDLLTRLNDFIGIFDSQRDQIIGSIAALDRLSAGFAEQNDVLAAALHRIPPALEVLVKQRPQITTALRELGAFSDTATALIDDTGADLVRNLQNLEPTLRSLADVGPDLGTVLSYAPTFPYTQNFIDRAIRGDYMNQFIVFDFTVPRLKRGLFLGTRWGQEGMSMTPAPGDPWYSTYTLDPLKAPVTPAPPEVADLPPLVDDQALTPPVAEGN; via the coding sequence ATGACCAGACAGCGTTCGTTGGCTCGGATGGCAGCGGTGGCGTCCTGCGTGGTGCTCACCGCATCGGGATGCGCCTTCGAGGGGTTGAACTCACTGGCGCTGCCAGGCACCGTGGGGCGTGGGCCAGATGCCGCCATCTACCACGTCGAGATCGCCAATGTCGGTACCCTGGAATCCAATTCACCGGTCCTGGTCGGCGACGTCGTGGTCGGTACGGTCGGACGGATGCGCCTGACGGGCTGGCACGCCGACGTCGAGGTGTCGGTGAAGCCGGATGTGGTCGTGCCCGCCAACGCCATTGCCACCGTCGGGCAGACCAGCCTGCTGGGATCGATGCACCTGGCGCTGAATCCGCCGGTGGGCCAGAAGCCGAGCGGCACGCTGGCACCCGGCGCCGTGATCGGACTGAGCAGTTCGTCGTCCTATCCGTCGACCGAGCAGACGCTGTCGTCACTGTCCGTCGTCGTCAACGGGGGCGGTCTGGGTCAGGCCGGGGACATCATCAGGGAGTTCAGTGCGGCGATGAACGGTAGGGAGGCCCCCATCCGTGATCTGCTGACCCGGCTGAACGACTTCATCGGAATCTTCGACTCGCAGCGTGACCAGATCATCGGATCCATTGCGGCACTTGACCGATTGTCCGCCGGATTCGCAGAGCAGAACGATGTCCTCGCCGCCGCGTTGCACAGGATTCCGCCTGCGCTGGAGGTGCTCGTCAAACAACGCCCGCAGATCACGACGGCGCTGCGGGAGTTGGGCGCGTTCAGCGACACCGCGACAGCGCTGATCGACGACACCGGGGCCGACCTGGTGCGCAACCTGCAGAATCTGGAGCCGACGCTGCGGTCGCTCGCCGACGTCGGCCCCGACCTGGGCACCGTACTCAGCTACGCCCCGACCTTCCCCTACACCCAGAACTTCATCGACCGGGCGATCAGGGGCGACTACATGAACCAGTTCATCGTCTTCGACTTCACCGTGCCCCGGTTGAAGCGCGGGTTGTTCCTCGGTACGAGATGGGGTCAGGAGGGGATGTCGATGACGCCAGCGCCGGGTGACCCCTGGTACTCCACCTACACCCTCGATCCGCTCAAGGCGCCCGTCACACCGGCTCCGCCGGAGGTGGCCGACCTGCCGCCGCTCGTCGACGATCAGGCTCTGACACCTCCTGTCGCGGAAGGTAACTGA
- a CDS encoding MCE family protein — protein MLTRFVRIQLIIFTIASVIGVSTMVVVYMQAPTMLNIGRMKVVVELPGTGGLYRFSNVTYRGVQIGKVTDVIPTRGGAEATLSLDTSYDIPADVHAEVRSVSAVGEQYLDLLPQGASSDPTTPRLRDGSVIPRDNTSIPQAVGPMLDQVSSLLDSVPKDRIGDLLDESFKGLNGSGFDLGSLMDSGAKLVGDSNDVAEQMRSLVDDGRPLLDGQQQSIDDIKTWAGSLARITERVAVNDAHVRTIMEVGPGAADEASALLNQVKPTLPVLMANMTTVGQVAVTYHASIEQLLVLLPPYVAATQTVGVARNNPTGMAMGDFTLSMNDPPACTVGFLPPSSWRSPGDLSDVDTPDGLYCKLPQDSPIGVRGARNYPCMGQPGKRAPTVEMCESDKPYEPLAMRQHVLGPYPIDPNLIAQGVAPDDRVNPGEHIYGPVEGTPPGVAPSSSSTGESVGPSVAVATYDPETGRYATPDGKVYRQADLATPAGTWEDLLPK, from the coding sequence ATGCTCACCAGGTTTGTGCGTATCCAGCTGATCATCTTCACTATCGCATCGGTCATCGGCGTCTCCACGATGGTGGTCGTCTACATGCAGGCACCCACCATGCTGAACATCGGTCGCATGAAGGTGGTTGTGGAACTACCCGGCACCGGCGGCCTCTACCGGTTCTCCAACGTCACGTATCGCGGTGTGCAGATCGGGAAGGTCACCGATGTGATCCCGACCAGAGGCGGCGCCGAGGCAACACTGTCGCTGGACACGTCCTACGACATCCCGGCCGACGTCCATGCCGAGGTTCGAAGCGTGTCCGCCGTCGGTGAGCAGTATCTGGATCTGCTGCCCCAAGGCGCGTCGTCAGACCCAACGACACCCCGCCTGCGCGACGGCTCCGTCATACCAAGGGACAACACATCGATTCCCCAGGCAGTCGGTCCGATGCTCGACCAGGTCAGTTCGCTACTGGACAGTGTGCCGAAGGACCGCATCGGCGATCTGCTCGACGAATCGTTCAAGGGGCTCAACGGATCCGGATTCGACCTCGGATCACTGATGGACTCGGGCGCGAAGCTGGTGGGCGACTCCAACGACGTCGCCGAGCAGATGCGATCGCTCGTCGATGACGGCCGGCCCCTGCTCGACGGTCAGCAGCAGTCCATTGACGACATCAAGACGTGGGCGGGCAGCCTGGCCAGGATCACCGAACGCGTCGCCGTGAACGATGCGCATGTCCGGACCATCATGGAGGTCGGACCCGGGGCAGCGGATGAGGCCTCGGCTCTGCTCAATCAGGTCAAGCCGACCCTGCCGGTGCTGATGGCGAACATGACCACCGTGGGTCAGGTGGCCGTGACCTACCACGCGTCGATCGAACAGCTTCTTGTGCTCCTTCCACCGTATGTCGCGGCGACACAGACCGTCGGTGTGGCGCGGAACAACCCGACCGGTATGGCGATGGGGGACTTCACCCTCAGCATGAACGATCCGCCGGCGTGTACGGTCGGCTTCCTGCCGCCGTCGTCGTGGCGGTCACCGGGTGATCTGTCGGATGTCGACACTCCCGACGGTCTGTACTGCAAGCTCCCGCAGGATTCGCCGATCGGTGTTCGTGGCGCACGCAACTACCCCTGCATGGGGCAGCCGGGAAAGCGTGCTCCGACCGTCGAGATGTGCGAGAGCGACAAGCCCTACGAGCCATTGGCGATGCGTCAGCACGTACTTGGGCCCTACCCAATCGATCCGAACCTGATCGCCCAGGGCGTTGCGCCCGACGATCGTGTCAATCCCGGCGAGCATATCTACGGCCCGGTCGAGGGGACGCCACCGGGGGTGGCGCCGAGTTCCTCGTCGACCGGTGAATCGGTCGGTCCGTCGGTGGCGGTCGCCACCTACGATCCTGAGACCGGCCGGTACGCCACTCCCGACGGCAAGGTGTACCGGCAGGCCGACTTGGCGACACCGGCCGGGACGTGGGAGGACCTGCTTCCCAAGTAG
- a CDS encoding enoyl-CoA hydratase translates to MQDDVDVVTYRVTDGVAVVTMNRPQYRNAQNSAMTYALDAAFCRAVDDEDVRAIVLCGSGEHFSAGHDIGTPGRDHHVHYENRAALWWDHVDRAGGDQRFAREMEVYLGMCRRWRELPKPTIAMVHGACIAGGLMLAWVCDLIVASDDAFFADPVVRMGIPGVEYFAHPWVLGPRFAKEILYTGDRFTAQRAYEVGMVSRVVPRADLEREAMSLAARIATMPGFGLALTKRAVNQCEDQMGLRNGIDAAFGLHHFAHAHNVEVGSDSLGGVDLKGMTRRPDAQ, encoded by the coding sequence GTGCAGGACGACGTTGATGTGGTGACCTATCGAGTGACTGACGGGGTAGCCGTCGTGACCATGAACCGGCCGCAGTATCGCAACGCGCAGAACTCGGCGATGACCTACGCGTTGGACGCCGCCTTCTGCCGCGCCGTCGACGACGAGGACGTTCGGGCGATCGTGCTCTGCGGCAGCGGTGAGCACTTCAGTGCGGGACACGATATCGGGACGCCGGGACGCGACCATCACGTGCACTACGAGAACCGGGCAGCGCTGTGGTGGGATCACGTGGACCGCGCCGGTGGTGATCAACGCTTCGCCCGCGAGATGGAGGTCTACCTCGGGATGTGTCGCCGGTGGCGTGAGCTGCCGAAGCCGACCATCGCGATGGTGCATGGTGCGTGCATCGCAGGCGGCCTGATGCTGGCGTGGGTATGCGACCTGATCGTGGCGTCCGATGACGCGTTCTTCGCAGATCCCGTCGTGCGCATGGGGATTCCGGGTGTGGAGTACTTCGCGCACCCGTGGGTGCTTGGGCCGCGGTTCGCCAAGGAGATCCTCTACACCGGTGATCGGTTCACCGCCCAGCGCGCCTACGAGGTCGGGATGGTCAGCCGGGTGGTGCCGCGCGCTGATCTGGAGCGCGAGGCGATGTCGTTGGCTGCGCGGATCGCCACGATGCCCGGATTCGGGCTGGCTCTCACCAAGAGGGCCGTCAACCAGTGTGAGGATCAGATGGGCCTGCGCAACGGAATCGACGCGGCGTTCGGCCTGCACCACTTCGCGCACGCGCACAACGTCGAGGTGGGTTCGGACTCCCTCGGTGGTGTCGACCTCAAGGGGATGACCAGGCGGCCCGACGCGCAGTAG
- the glnA gene encoding type I glutamate--ammonia ligase — MAEKTADDIIKQIKDEKVEYVDIRFCDLPGVVQHFSIPASTFDESVFEDGLAFDGSSVRGFQSIHESDMMLLPDPETARIDPFRAAKTLNMNFFVHDPFTREAYSRDPRNVARKAENYLASTGIADTCFFGAEAEFYIFDSVTFDSKINGTSYEVDSESGWWNTGEPFEADGSPNLGYKVRQKGGYFPVAPYDHYVDLRDEMATNLQNAGFILERGHHEVGTAGQAEINYKFNTLLSAADDVLLFKYIIKNTAWKNGKTVTFMPKPLFGDNGSGMHAHQSLWKDGKPLFHDESGYAGLSDLARHYIGGILHHAPSLLAFTNPTVNSYKRLVPGYEAPINLVYSQRNRSACVRIPITGNNPKAKRLEFRCPDSSGNPYLAFAAMLMAGIDGIKRKIEPLAPVDKDLYELPPEEAANIPQAPTSLSAVIDKLEEDHEYLTEGGVFTEDLIETWISYKRENEIMPVQIRPHPYEFSLYYDC, encoded by the coding sequence GTGGCAGAAAAGACGGCCGACGACATCATCAAGCAGATCAAGGACGAGAAGGTCGAGTACGTCGACATTCGGTTCTGCGATCTCCCCGGCGTCGTGCAGCACTTCTCGATCCCGGCTTCGACGTTCGACGAGAGCGTGTTCGAGGACGGACTCGCATTCGACGGCTCGTCGGTGCGCGGCTTCCAGTCCATCCACGAGTCCGACATGATGCTGCTGCCGGATCCCGAGACCGCACGCATCGATCCGTTCCGCGCCGCCAAGACGCTGAACATGAACTTCTTCGTGCACGACCCGTTCACGCGCGAGGCCTACTCCCGCGACCCCCGCAACGTCGCCCGCAAGGCCGAGAACTACCTCGCCAGCACGGGCATCGCCGACACCTGCTTCTTCGGCGCTGAGGCCGAGTTCTACATCTTCGACTCGGTGACGTTCGACTCGAAGATCAACGGCACCTCCTACGAGGTCGACTCGGAGTCGGGCTGGTGGAACACCGGCGAGCCGTTCGAGGCCGACGGCAGCCCGAACCTGGGCTACAAGGTCCGCCAGAAGGGTGGCTACTTCCCAGTCGCCCCGTATGACCACTACGTCGACCTGCGCGACGAGATGGCTACCAACCTTCAGAACGCCGGCTTCATCCTGGAGCGCGGTCACCACGAGGTGGGCACCGCCGGCCAGGCTGAGATCAACTACAAGTTCAACACCCTGCTGTCGGCCGCCGATGACGTGCTGCTGTTCAAGTACATCATCAAGAACACGGCGTGGAAGAACGGCAAGACCGTCACCTTCATGCCCAAGCCGCTGTTCGGTGACAACGGCTCGGGTATGCACGCCCACCAGTCGCTGTGGAAGGACGGCAAGCCGCTGTTCCACGACGAGTCCGGTTACGCCGGCCTGTCGGATCTGGCGCGCCACTACATCGGCGGCATCCTGCACCACGCGCCCTCGCTGCTGGCGTTCACCAACCCGACGGTGAACTCCTACAAGCGCCTGGTGCCGGGTTACGAGGCGCCGATCAACCTGGTGTACAGCCAGCGCAACCGCTCGGCGTGTGTCCGCATCCCGATCACGGGCAACAACCCGAAGGCCAAGCGCCTCGAGTTCCGCTGCCCCGACAGCTCGGGCAACCCGTACCTGGCGTTCGCGGCGATGCTGATGGCCGGCATCGACGGCATCAAGCGCAAGATCGAGCCGTTGGCCCCGGTCGACAAGGACCTCTACGAGCTCCCGCCCGAGGAGGCCGCCAACATCCCGCAGGCGCCCACCTCGCTGTCGGCGGTCATCGACAAGCTCGAGGAGGATCACGAGTACCTCACCGAGGGTGGCGTCTTCACCGAGGATCTGATCGAGACCTGGATCTCCTACAAGCGGGAGAACGAGATCATGCCGGTCCAGATCCGCCCGCACCCCTACGAGTTCTCGCTGTACTACGACTGCTAA
- a CDS encoding RDD family protein — protein MARTFGTWLSGPPPPEAGDSSQGPNDYPGQRLGLPPSGAGSLVGWGRRIGALVLDWLIAYGLAALLMSLGLLSLEMLSTAVLVIWLVLGIVSVRLFSFTPGQAALGLQVASVDHRIHVGVGRALARGVLVALVIPPLFTDSDGRGLQDKATGTAIVRR, from the coding sequence ATGGCGCGCACCTTCGGTACCTGGCTCTCCGGCCCACCGCCGCCCGAGGCAGGTGATTCCTCCCAGGGACCCAACGACTACCCGGGGCAGCGACTCGGATTGCCCCCGTCTGGCGCCGGTTCACTTGTCGGGTGGGGTAGGCGCATCGGCGCTCTGGTGCTCGACTGGCTCATCGCCTACGGACTGGCAGCCCTGTTGATGTCGCTCGGGCTGTTGTCGCTGGAAATGCTGTCGACGGCGGTGCTGGTGATCTGGCTGGTGCTCGGCATCGTCTCGGTGCGCCTGTTCAGCTTCACACCCGGGCAGGCCGCGTTGGGGCTGCAGGTCGCATCCGTTGACCACCGCATCCACGTCGGCGTGGGTCGCGCGCTCGCGCGCGGTGTGCTGGTGGCGCTCGTCATCCCGCCGCTGTTCACCGACTCCGACGGTCGCGGACTTCAGGACAAGGCCACAGGCACCGCGATCGTCAGGCGCTGA
- a CDS encoding alpha/beta fold hydrolase, giving the protein MSGLIRPQIKTIDGLSIRYAEGGTGAQRALLLNPWPESIFAYERAWPKLAAAAHLLAVDLPGFGGSERRESLMSPKAMGEFIVRIADAFGLDRPHVVAPDIGTSATLFAAAAHPDRFASLVIGSGGAAVPVTVAGPLREWVEATDLAPYRQIGGEKIVEIALETIAGYTPSQEVRDDYIASYAGDRFAESIPYVQAYPEQLPLLGDLLAGIRTPVRIVQGSDDQVVPAVNATYLGDRLPNSSVDFLPGVGHFSWEEKPEAYAALATDWWQRAAAGALSA; this is encoded by the coding sequence ATGAGCGGGCTCATTCGTCCCCAGATCAAGACCATCGACGGCCTGTCGATCCGCTACGCGGAGGGCGGCACCGGAGCGCAGCGGGCATTGCTGCTCAATCCCTGGCCGGAGAGCATCTTCGCCTACGAGCGGGCATGGCCGAAGTTGGCCGCGGCCGCGCACCTGCTCGCCGTCGACCTGCCCGGATTCGGCGGTTCGGAGAGACGAGAGTCGTTGATGAGCCCGAAAGCCATGGGCGAGTTCATCGTTCGCATCGCCGATGCGTTCGGACTGGACCGGCCGCATGTGGTGGCACCGGATATCGGCACATCGGCCACCCTGTTCGCGGCCGCCGCCCATCCAGACCGGTTCGCCAGCCTGGTCATCGGATCCGGCGGGGCGGCGGTGCCTGTGACTGTCGCCGGCCCGCTCAGGGAGTGGGTGGAGGCCACCGACCTGGCACCGTACCGTCAGATCGGCGGCGAAAAGATCGTCGAGATCGCTCTTGAGACCATCGCCGGGTACACCCCGTCGCAAGAGGTTCGCGACGACTACATCGCCTCCTACGCAGGCGACCGGTTCGCCGAGTCCATTCCGTACGTGCAGGCGTACCCCGAGCAGCTTCCGCTGCTTGGCGATCTCCTGGCCGGGATCCGCACGCCGGTGCGCATCGTGCAGGGCAGTGATGACCAGGTGGTGCCCGCGGTGAACGCGACCTACCTCGGTGACCGTCTACCCAACAGCAGCGTCGACTTCCTGCCCGGTGTGGGCCACTTCTCCTGGGAGGAGAAGCCCGAGGCCTATGCGGCCCTGGCCACTGACTGGTGGCAGCGCGCGGCCGCCGGCGCCCTCAGCGCCTGA
- a CDS encoding helix-turn-helix domain-containing protein, translating to MAQRVSALGEYLRARREQLRPETVGLEASARRRVPGLRREELALLAGISADYYLRLEQGRDRHPSAQVLDALARALRLDANATAHLHQLVRAPGRAPDIGVDAVADDLDELIDQFSMPAIVANRYQDVLAANPIACALSPGFAPGANFLRWRLLAPAAREFFVDWEEATEVAVSGLREVAGSDLDDPRLHALIEEMSAGSERFRELWARADVGYRRGVVHMRHPVVGDLHLQPTRLSVPHTGGQHLLIYRAAPDSASARALATLRPSA from the coding sequence GTGGCACAGAGGGTCAGCGCGCTGGGGGAGTACCTTCGTGCGCGCCGCGAACAACTTCGCCCCGAGACCGTCGGGCTGGAGGCCTCTGCGCGGCGGCGCGTACCGGGATTGCGCCGTGAGGAGCTGGCCCTGCTCGCCGGTATCAGCGCGGACTACTATCTGCGGCTCGAGCAGGGGCGTGACAGGCATCCATCCGCACAAGTCCTCGATGCGCTGGCGCGTGCCCTGCGACTCGACGCCAACGCCACGGCGCATCTGCATCAGCTGGTGAGAGCACCCGGTCGTGCGCCCGACATCGGTGTCGACGCGGTGGCCGACGATCTGGATGAACTGATCGATCAGTTCTCGATGCCGGCGATCGTGGCCAACCGGTACCAGGATGTGCTGGCCGCGAACCCGATCGCCTGCGCGTTGTCACCGGGTTTCGCACCCGGCGCGAATTTCCTGCGGTGGCGGCTGTTGGCGCCGGCCGCCCGTGAGTTCTTCGTCGACTGGGAGGAAGCGACTGAAGTCGCGGTGAGCGGTCTACGCGAAGTGGCGGGCAGCGATCTGGACGATCCCCGGCTGCACGCACTGATCGAGGAGATGTCGGCGGGCAGCGAACGGTTCCGCGAACTCTGGGCACGCGCGGACGTGGGGTATCGCCGAGGCGTTGTCCACATGCGGCATCCCGTGGTCGGCGATCTTCATCTCCAACCCACCAGACTCAGCGTTCCGCACACCGGCGGACAGCACCTGTTGATCTATCGCGCCGCACCCGACAGCGCGTCAGCACGGGCGCTGGCGACTCTTCGCCCATCGGCCTGA